One Jatrophihabitans sp. genomic window carries:
- a CDS encoding pilus assembly protein TadG-related protein translates to MTRRMIDDDRGSTIPLILGFSLIGLLVVAAAVMASDAFTQHRDLQSVCDGAAVAGANAIDGPAARTRELTGTLPLAAVQDYLAADAGRTEVIVQAGLSTDGATVLADCHAHTELAFAGLIGRPDGIDQHARSQAQRLHPMNSMTRQLGRDSSVTTYGAATR, encoded by the coding sequence ATGACTCGACGGATGATCGACGACGACCGGGGTTCGACCATCCCGTTGATCCTCGGATTCTCCCTGATCGGGTTGTTGGTGGTGGCTGCGGCGGTGATGGCCAGTGACGCCTTCACCCAGCATCGTGACCTGCAGAGCGTCTGCGACGGGGCGGCGGTGGCCGGGGCCAACGCCATCGACGGCCCGGCCGCCAGGACCCGGGAGCTGACCGGCACCCTGCCGCTGGCAGCGGTGCAGGACTACCTCGCCGCGGACGCCGGACGCACCGAGGTGATCGTGCAGGCCGGGCTGTCCACCGACGGCGCCACCGTGCTGGCCGACTGCCACGCCCACACCGAGTTGGCCTTCGCAGGCCTCATCGGCCGCCCCGACGGCATCGACCAGCACGCCCGATCCCAAGCCCAAAGGCTTCATCCAATGAATTCGATGACTAGGCAGCTTGGCCGTGACAGTTCAGTGACAACTTATGGGGCAGCTACCAGGTGA